One Nitrospina watsonii DNA segment encodes these proteins:
- a CDS encoding NDP-sugar synthase codes for MKAMILAAGFGTRLRPLTLTVPKPMVPVMNRPLLEHSLDLLREQRITDLTINLHHLPEKVIAHFREGGGFGVHINWSQEDAILGTAGGIKQAERFLDDAPFLVMNSDVVADIDFERVLAFHQEKGSVLTLVLKEGDSPEACDPIEIDDTGRIVHMPGVPSTSALGLPHRFTFTGIQIMDPMIFDRIPGGVFSGTTSDVFPQMIADGLPVYGYIHEDYWIDIGQPASYRRIHRDLLDGTARWRHPERSADPGRATLIPPVHIGKDCTIADSAQLGPYTVLGDGCVVGEDVRVDNTVCWKRVTLQQGAAVSHSILGDGVTVPAGERCEDQTRASKA; via the coding sequence ATGAAGGCGATGATCCTGGCGGCGGGCTTCGGCACGCGCCTGAGACCGCTCACCCTCACGGTGCCGAAACCCATGGTGCCGGTCATGAACCGCCCCCTGCTGGAACACAGCCTCGATCTGCTGCGCGAGCAGCGCATCACCGACCTCACCATCAACCTGCACCACCTGCCCGAAAAAGTCATCGCGCATTTCCGCGAAGGCGGCGGCTTCGGCGTGCACATCAACTGGTCGCAGGAAGACGCCATCCTGGGCACCGCAGGCGGCATCAAACAAGCCGAACGGTTTCTTGACGACGCACCGTTTCTCGTCATGAACTCCGACGTGGTCGCCGACATCGATTTCGAACGCGTGCTGGCATTCCATCAGGAAAAGGGATCGGTGCTGACGCTGGTGTTGAAGGAAGGCGACTCGCCAGAGGCGTGCGACCCCATCGAGATCGACGACACCGGCCGCATCGTGCACATGCCGGGCGTGCCCTCGACCTCCGCCTTAGGCCTGCCGCATCGATTCACCTTCACCGGCATCCAGATCATGGACCCGATGATCTTCGACCGCATTCCCGGCGGCGTGTTCTCCGGCACCACCAGCGACGTGTTTCCGCAAATGATCGCCGACGGCCTGCCGGTGTACGGCTACATCCATGAGGACTACTGGATCGACATCGGCCAACCCGCCAGTTACCGGCGCATCCACCGTGACCTGCTGGACGGCACGGCGCGCTGGCGGCATCCCGAACGCTCCGCCGATCCCGGCCGCGCCACCCTCATCCCGCCGGTGCACATCGGCAAGGATTGTACCATCGCCGACAGTGCACAACTCGGACCCTACACCGTGCTGGGCGACGGCTGTGTGGTGGGAGAGGATGTGCGGGTGGACAATACGGTGTGCTGGAAACGGGTCACGCTGCAACAAGGGGCGGCCGTGAGCCACTCCATCCTGGGCGACGGGGTGACGGTGCCGGCGGGAGAACGCTGCGAGGACCAGACGCGGGCGTCGAAGGCCTGA
- a CDS encoding fused MFS/spermidine synthase translates to MRWNPLHSRGLILYGCLFLSGWTSLTYELLWIKQITLLIGGTLYAISAVLCAFMTGLALGAWGIARVLPRFTSTPHGLVRFYGVLEGIIALYALAFPFLLHLLEIAYPLLLNLSFGSETLLHFWEFVLATLLMLPATFMMGATLPVIGRWCIGDQQSRIFSDLSLLYGVNTLGATGGVLYTQFVGTRLLGIENTLFTAVALNLLVCIACWLWKPKTDTAKPAPEKSETKSKKRKAETPLDRRLAWLLLFLFFFSGMVALSSEILWTRILVFPLGHSLYSFAIILATFLFGIGLGSLVAEKILGPGNWVVKFVAVEIAVALLGLLAIPALDHLTVWTHELDRMFYDLDATATRTLWMRSLMAFGLMILPTLGFGMIFPLAGHIHFALFGTVERTLGNSYAVNTLGAILGTVLTPFVFVPLFGIRGSLFLLFGGLLMLAATAWVWQRGAQPRRFAKAYAAAAAILAVVFAASPPSVTTHAPGERNLARIEIDTPPDRLKLLAYKEGDFSTLSVVEDTRTGGRTLYVDGFSTATASDSISGSAYMQAMGFVPMLLHPDPKDALVMCFGTGNTLGTVAQFPAVQVDGVEIDRNVLDMAPWFERWNHQALTQPGVDLHIQDARRFIRWTDRRYDVITLEPMSPVQAGVNNLYSREFYKEARAQLKDGGLMMQWLPLHLVTPEDARAILKTFRAEFPHVSVWNSFLTRIVLLVGSENPVTLDKQRFDAVARHPKLKTLAVEIGLNSFIDAMDFYITSADQLDFMLTSVPVITDDNRILEHSQAVLVPPLKQDTDETFLNLLLARVGRPPPLTGVTPQERLFYERRFQVRTAQRLSVFAQRYRGPGHALFAQKAYAEAMARVRAFREGLDGRPLRLQDNGWIPAAAPLR, encoded by the coding sequence ATGCGTTGGAACCCACTTCACTCCCGGGGGCTGATCCTCTATGGCTGCCTGTTCCTGTCCGGCTGGACCAGCCTGACTTACGAATTGCTGTGGATCAAGCAGATCACCCTCCTCATCGGTGGCACGCTGTATGCCATCAGTGCGGTGCTGTGCGCGTTCATGACGGGCCTGGCGCTGGGCGCGTGGGGCATCGCCCGCGTGCTGCCGCGCTTCACCTCGACGCCCCACGGTCTGGTACGCTTTTACGGCGTTCTCGAAGGCATCATCGCCCTGTATGCGCTGGCGTTTCCGTTCCTGCTGCACCTGCTGGAAATCGCTTATCCGCTCTTGCTCAACCTGTCATTCGGCTCGGAGACGCTGCTGCATTTCTGGGAGTTCGTGTTGGCCACGCTATTGATGCTGCCCGCCACCTTCATGATGGGCGCGACGCTGCCGGTGATCGGTCGCTGGTGCATCGGCGATCAGCAAAGCCGCATCTTCTCCGACCTGTCGCTGTTGTACGGCGTCAACACGTTGGGGGCGACGGGCGGCGTGCTCTACACGCAGTTCGTGGGCACGCGCCTGCTCGGCATTGAGAACACGTTGTTCACGGCGGTGGCGCTGAATCTGTTGGTGTGCATCGCCTGCTGGCTGTGGAAACCGAAGACGGACACCGCCAAGCCCGCCCCTGAAAAATCCGAAACCAAATCCAAAAAACGGAAAGCGGAAACACCTCTCGACCGCCGGCTGGCGTGGCTGCTTTTGTTCCTGTTTTTCTTTTCGGGGATGGTGGCCTTGTCGAGTGAAATCCTGTGGACCCGCATCCTCGTGTTTCCGCTCGGGCACTCGCTCTATTCCTTCGCCATCATTCTGGCGACGTTCCTGTTCGGCATCGGCCTGGGCAGCCTGGTGGCGGAAAAAATCCTCGGTCCCGGCAACTGGGTGGTCAAGTTCGTCGCCGTAGAGATCGCCGTCGCCCTGCTGGGATTGCTGGCCATCCCGGCACTGGACCACCTGACCGTATGGACCCACGAGCTCGACCGCATGTTTTACGATCTCGACGCCACCGCCACGCGCACCTTGTGGATGCGATCGCTCATGGCGTTCGGCCTCATGATTCTGCCAACGCTCGGTTTCGGCATGATCTTCCCGCTGGCCGGCCACATCCACTTCGCCCTGTTCGGCACGGTGGAGCGGACGCTCGGCAACAGCTACGCCGTCAACACGCTGGGTGCCATTTTGGGCACCGTGCTGACGCCGTTCGTCTTCGTGCCGCTGTTCGGCATCCGCGGTTCGTTGTTTTTACTTTTTGGCGGGCTGCTGATGCTCGCCGCCACGGCCTGGGTGTGGCAGCGGGGTGCGCAACCGCGTCGTTTTGCCAAAGCGTATGCCGCGGCCGCGGCCATCTTGGCGGTCGTCTTCGCCGCCTCCCCTCCGTCGGTGACGACACACGCGCCCGGCGAACGCAACCTCGCCCGCATCGAGATCGACACGCCGCCCGACCGGCTGAAATTGCTGGCTTATAAGGAAGGCGATTTCTCCACGCTGAGCGTGGTCGAGGACACACGCACAGGCGGCCGCACGTTGTATGTCGATGGATTCAGCACCGCCACCGCTTCCGACTCCATCAGCGGCAGCGCCTACATGCAGGCCATGGGCTTTGTGCCGATGCTGCTGCACCCCGACCCGAAAGACGCGCTGGTCATGTGCTTCGGCACCGGCAACACGCTGGGCACGGTGGCGCAGTTTCCTGCCGTGCAGGTGGATGGCGTGGAGATCGACCGCAATGTGCTCGACATGGCGCCCTGGTTCGAACGCTGGAACCACCAGGCGCTGACGCAACCCGGCGTCGATCTTCACATCCAGGATGCGCGCCGCTTCATCCGCTGGACAGACCGGCGCTATGACGTGATCACGCTGGAACCCATGTCGCCCGTGCAGGCGGGCGTGAACAACCTGTACTCGCGCGAGTTTTATAAAGAAGCGCGGGCACAGTTGAAAGACGGCGGCCTCATGATGCAATGGCTGCCGCTGCACCTGGTGACGCCCGAGGACGCGCGCGCCATCCTCAAGACCTTCCGCGCCGAGTTCCCGCACGTCTCCGTGTGGAACAGTTTTCTGACACGCATCGTGCTGCTGGTGGGTTCCGAAAATCCAGTGACGCTCGACAAGCAGCGATTCGATGCGGTCGCCCGGCATCCAAAACTGAAAACGCTGGCGGTGGAGATCGGCCTCAACAGCTTCATCGACGCCATGGATTTTTACATCACAAGCGCTGACCAGCTCGATTTCATGCTGACCAGCGTCCCCGTCATCACCGACGACAACCGCATCCTCGAACATTCCCAGGCGGTGCTGGTGCCGCCGCTCAAGCAGGACACCGATGAAACGTTTCTGAATTTACTGCTGGCACGGGTGGGCCGGCCGCCGCCCCTCACCGGGGTGACGCCGCAGGAGAGGCTTTTTTATGAACGCCGGTTTCAGGTGCGGACGGCGCAACGGCTGTCCGTGTTTGCCCAACGCTATCGGGGACCGGGGCATGCGCTGTTCGCGCAAAAAGCGTACGCGGAGGCGATGGCCCGGGTGCGGGCGTTTCGGGAAGGACTGGACGGTCGTCCGCTGCGGTTGCAGGACAACGGCTGGATCCCGGCGGCTGCGCCGCTGCGCTGA
- the mtnA gene encoding S-methyl-5-thioribose-1-phosphate isomerase yields the protein MVKTIEYLDGVVRMIDQTRLPNETVFVDCKTIEDVGNAIRTMIIRGAPAIGVAAAMGISLGANSINATGYDAFFAQLAKQCDALGQARPTAVNLKWAIDRMLTVTKAHNHLPVAELKQRLKQEAMAIYHEDIATNEKMGGFGQSLIADGNTILTHCNAGALATAGFGTALGVVRAAVNAGKNVRVLANETRPFLQGARLTAWELKEDNIPVKLITDNMCGHFMRKQEIDVVVVGADRIAANGDVANKIGTYMVAVMARQHGIPFYVAAPISTLDLTLASGDDIPIEERSADEVVTLNKHRIAPEGVEAAHPAFDITPNEFVTAIITEQGIARPPYNESLKALAGKA from the coding sequence ATGGTCAAAACCATTGAATATCTCGACGGCGTGGTGAGGATGATCGACCAGACCCGCCTGCCCAACGAAACCGTATTTGTCGATTGCAAAACGATCGAAGACGTGGGCAACGCCATCCGCACCATGATCATCCGCGGCGCACCGGCCATCGGCGTCGCCGCCGCCATGGGCATCAGCTTGGGCGCGAACTCGATCAACGCCACCGGCTACGACGCGTTTTTCGCACAGCTTGCGAAGCAATGCGACGCGCTCGGCCAGGCGCGCCCCACGGCGGTCAATCTCAAATGGGCCATCGACCGCATGCTGACGGTGACGAAAGCGCACAACCATCTGCCCGTTGCCGAACTCAAGCAGCGCCTCAAACAGGAAGCCATGGCGATCTACCACGAGGACATCGCCACCAATGAAAAGATGGGCGGCTTCGGCCAGTCGTTGATCGCCGACGGCAACACCATCCTCACCCACTGCAACGCGGGCGCGCTGGCGACCGCCGGGTTCGGCACCGCGCTCGGCGTGGTGCGGGCGGCGGTCAACGCGGGCAAGAACGTGCGCGTGCTGGCCAACGAGACGCGCCCCTTCCTGCAGGGCGCGCGCCTGACGGCGTGGGAACTGAAAGAGGACAACATCCCGGTCAAGCTCATCACCGACAACATGTGCGGGCATTTCATGCGCAAGCAGGAAATCGACGTGGTGGTGGTCGGCGCCGACCGCATTGCCGCCAACGGCGACGTCGCCAACAAGATCGGCACCTACATGGTGGCGGTGATGGCGCGGCAGCACGGCATTCCGTTTTACGTTGCCGCCCCGATTTCGACGCTCGATCTCACGCTCGCCTCCGGTGACGACATCCCGATCGAGGAACGCAGCGCCGACGAGGTGGTGACGTTGAACAAGCACCGCATCGCGCCCGAGGGGGTGGAGGCGGCGCACCCGGCGTTCGACATCACGCCCAACGAATTCGTCACCGCCATCATCACCGAGCAGGGCATCGCCCGGCCGCCGTATAACGAATCGTTGAAAGCCCTGGCCGGGAAAGCATGA
- a CDS encoding peptidylprolyl isomerase: MWVSYFRKWAALAVLGLALAAVPVAAEPEYFQEDVTGDMDLPKVVARVNGVDLESKYIKFEMNRLLQNRKEPLPLVKRKRMAVDILDREINRELIYKEGGKAGYSVTPEAVQEQFDKLRENYESYGAFQQALKQRGLTEAEIKKSIEVDLTANDLLRDQVKGKIHVTDEQVEHFYKEKKSVFQRPEAFRAQHIFVPHIPVDVIEKASMDQLKEVMAEYSREAKKKIDAVYEKVKAGEDFGDLARQHSEDAASAEKGGDLDFMYKGVLDPEIDEAVSKLQVGEVSGVVKSKYGYHILKLNDTKPSEEVPLDEIRGSIQNYLFTTGAEKMIERYIDSLRKKAEIEVFYQPVLHEPVR, encoded by the coding sequence ATGTGGGTTTCGTATTTTAGAAAGTGGGCCGCCCTGGCGGTATTGGGACTGGCGCTGGCCGCGGTGCCGGTGGCAGCGGAACCTGAATATTTTCAGGAAGATGTGACCGGAGACATGGATCTCCCCAAGGTGGTGGCCCGGGTCAACGGGGTGGACCTGGAGTCCAAGTACATCAAGTTTGAGATGAACCGGTTGTTGCAGAACCGCAAGGAACCGCTGCCGCTGGTCAAGCGCAAACGCATGGCGGTGGACATTCTCGACCGGGAGATCAATCGCGAGTTGATTTACAAGGAGGGCGGCAAAGCCGGGTACAGCGTCACGCCGGAAGCGGTGCAGGAGCAATTCGACAAGCTCAGGGAAAACTATGAGTCGTATGGCGCCTTCCAGCAGGCCCTCAAGCAGCGCGGTCTCACCGAAGCCGAGATCAAAAAGTCGATCGAGGTGGATCTGACGGCCAATGACCTGTTGCGCGACCAGGTCAAGGGCAAGATCCATGTCACCGACGAGCAGGTGGAGCATTTCTACAAGGAAAAGAAAAGCGTGTTCCAGCGGCCCGAAGCGTTTCGCGCGCAGCATATTTTCGTTCCCCATATTCCGGTCGATGTGATCGAGAAGGCGTCGATGGACCAGTTGAAAGAGGTGATGGCGGAGTACAGCCGGGAGGCCAAAAAGAAAATCGACGCGGTGTATGAAAAGGTGAAGGCCGGGGAGGATTTCGGCGACCTGGCGCGTCAGCACTCGGAAGATGCGGCCAGCGCGGAAAAGGGCGGCGATCTGGACTTCATGTACAAGGGCGTGCTCGATCCGGAAATCGATGAAGCGGTCTCGAAACTCCAGGTCGGCGAGGTCAGCGGTGTCGTCAAAAGCAAGTACGGCTACCACATCCTGAAGCTCAACGACACCAAGCCGTCGGAAGAGGTGCCCTTGGATGAGATCCGGGGGTCCATCCAGAATTACCTGTTCACCACGGGAGCGGAAAAAATGATCGAGCGTTATATCGATAGCCTGCGCAAGAAGGCGGAGATCGAGGTGTTTTACCAGCCGGTTTTGCACGAACCCGTCCGCTGA
- a CDS encoding DUF3386 family protein, producing MTTYTKPEDVQTAAEDDPQARKAMEEVFSNTARWDADFNGFTADVTVNLNGKEEKGTVTVKGPKEIETSLKDEKLKEFATENLASIAMHRGPRSFDQSDGKYKLSFGDDGTHPLGRIVSMGGDGMSSFYRIKEGRIRQINRKTPHMAFSINIEDSVKNPEGKFLTKNYTVYYFNPKDNALKNVESYTDDYTRVGGYDLPQQRRVIDCQNSEVVVSTLTLENHKTL from the coding sequence ATGACCACCTACACCAAACCGGAAGATGTTCAAACCGCCGCGGAAGACGATCCGCAGGCCCGCAAGGCGATGGAAGAGGTGTTTTCCAACACCGCCCGCTGGGATGCCGACTTCAACGGGTTCACCGCCGATGTGACGGTCAACCTCAATGGCAAGGAAGAGAAGGGCACCGTCACCGTCAAAGGTCCGAAAGAAATCGAGACCAGCCTGAAAGACGAGAAGCTCAAGGAATTCGCCACGGAAAACCTGGCGTCGATCGCCATGCACCGTGGCCCGCGCTCGTTCGACCAGTCCGACGGCAAATACAAATTGTCGTTTGGCGACGACGGCACGCATCCCCTGGGACGCATCGTCAGCATGGGCGGCGACGGCATGAGCTCGTTCTACCGCATCAAGGAAGGGCGCATCCGCCAGATCAACCGCAAGACGCCGCACATGGCGTTTTCGATCAATATCGAAGACAGCGTGAAGAATCCGGAAGGCAAGTTCCTGACCAAGAACTACACGGTGTATTACTTCAACCCGAAAGACAACGCGTTGAAGAATGTCGAAAGCTACACCGACGACTACACCCGCGTCGGCGGTTACGATCTGCCCCAGCAGCGCCGGGTGATCGATTGCCAGAACAGCGAAGTGGTGGTCAGCACCCTGACTTTGGAAAACCACAAGACGCTGTAA
- a CDS encoding DUF58 domain-containing protein: MAEDSQSLYNAETLAEISSLSLRAITLVEGLLSGQHRSPHKGSSVEFAEYKAYSPGDDIRHIDWKVVGKTDKYHVKQFEQATNLKCTILLDTSGSMGYQSPLKKQDASPKAEYVRTLVAAFSYLLLKQFDAVGLLTFNRSIATHIPPRSKPSHFQHILHALGNCRFEGETHVSEVVGDIIERLPGRGMLVMISDLLVRDDDVLKTLNLIRSRGLEVLLFHVLHPDEIELPFDGDIVFESLEDDPPVGLNPEDVRDQYKATVQDFISHFQTNCPSLGIDYQFLNTATPLEQALRYYLLRRNSLLKL; this comes from the coding sequence ATGGCGGAAGATTCCCAGTCCCTTTATAACGCCGAAACGCTGGCGGAGATATCGTCACTCAGCCTGCGCGCCATCACCCTGGTCGAGGGCCTGCTCTCCGGCCAGCACCGCAGCCCGCACAAGGGATCGAGCGTCGAGTTCGCCGAGTACAAGGCCTATTCGCCGGGCGACGACATCCGCCACATCGACTGGAAGGTCGTCGGCAAAACCGACAAATACCACGTCAAGCAGTTCGAACAGGCCACCAACCTGAAATGCACCATCCTGCTGGACACCAGCGGTTCGATGGGGTACCAATCGCCGCTCAAAAAGCAGGACGCTTCCCCCAAGGCCGAGTACGTGCGGACGCTGGTGGCGGCGTTTTCGTACCTGCTGCTCAAGCAGTTCGACGCCGTCGGCCTGCTCACGTTCAACCGGTCGATCGCCACGCACATCCCGCCGCGCTCGAAACCGTCGCACTTCCAGCACATCCTGCACGCTCTGGGCAATTGCCGCTTTGAAGGCGAAACCCACGTCAGCGAAGTGGTCGGCGACATCATCGAACGCCTGCCGGGACGCGGCATGCTGGTCATGATCTCGGACCTGCTGGTGCGCGATGACGATGTGCTGAAAACATTGAACCTGATTCGCTCGCGCGGATTGGAGGTGCTGCTGTTCCACGTGCTGCACCCGGACGAGATCGAGTTGCCGTTCGACGGCGACATCGTGTTTGAATCGCTGGAGGACGACCCGCCGGTGGGGCTGAACCCGGAAGACGTGCGCGACCAATACAAAGCCACCGTGCAGGATTTCATCAGCCATTTCCAAACCAACTGTCCGTCGCTGGGCATCGATTACCAGTTTCTGAACACCGCCACGCCACTGGAACAGGCGCTGCGTTATTACCTGCTGCGCCGCAACAGCCTCCTTAAATTATGA
- a CDS encoding DUF167 domain-containing protein produces MSLPIKKNDHGLQFSVTIQPRASRNEIVGVHNDTLKIKLTAPPVEGAANKACLQLLGKVLGVAPSKLSIVNGASSRSKVIQVEGLDEARFREQLRPHLS; encoded by the coding sequence ATGTCCCTCCCGATCAAAAAGAATGACCACGGCCTCCAGTTTTCTGTTACGATTCAACCCCGGGCGTCGCGGAACGAAATCGTGGGCGTGCACAACGACACCCTGAAAATCAAACTGACGGCGCCACCGGTGGAAGGCGCGGCGAATAAAGCCTGCCTGCAGCTGCTGGGCAAGGTGTTGGGCGTCGCTCCGTCGAAGCTGTCCATCGTCAATGGCGCCAGCAGCCGCAGCAAGGTGATCCAGGTGGAGGGCCTCGACGAAGCCCGGTTCCGCGAGCAACTGCGTCCCCACTTATCCTGA
- a CDS encoding VWA domain-containing protein, with protein sequence MNLQFLSPMFLLGLLGIALPVMVHLLTRRQQKRLPFSAVYLLEQAQKRSIRRSQPNRLLLLLFRCLGIAFLSLALASPIFSFGGPEEFLPSKPAANVLVLDNSYSMAAQAKDQTLYHKAVELAASLLERLPANNSFSLVYAGDPARVVQDWTGDPEQIVKLLKLSKPSFQTTNIGQGLQQAFHLLDNAKEENRRIFVLTDLDQNGWKEDALEDLAEGPSSVPVKIIDFSAHRMEKNRALVEHVDLTQEFLTNRRILRVNARVMNLMPDTPISQLRVTLVVDGKTQSEDFIDVPAGGKVDKAFSFPYTGREAVQGYIEIQDDGLNVDNRRLFSFQPDRKIQVLVVDGDPRGVSHQNESFYVEKALNPFHATVTDIQPTVSTLAELADRKLDPFSVIILCNVRALPFDYERQLEEFVKRGGGLFVALGDQVDAKFYNEKMGMLLPVTLQTLNQVDAKAQPFHLQGTDSPHPVLKNFQGASMQQIAEVPFHALFSVKPRPDRDYRVPMRFTNEYPALIESEFGRGKVLLYLSSLDRDWNQFPIQPTFLPWLQRWVKYIAQSLESLSEQDLKVGQAIELEDVAPYAYIAGPGGLITALEKTDEGLIRFESTLTPGAYRLHQSTTAPEEKRVEGETGTRVNQLPADARYIGTVTVNLDTAESVSTTLTPKEVAKLLPGIAVTVTRDTEMKQSSQVDGGMPLAGPFLFLLACMFMVEGWMIRRE encoded by the coding sequence ATGAATCTCCAGTTTTTATCGCCGATGTTTCTACTGGGCCTGCTGGGCATCGCCCTGCCCGTCATGGTGCACCTGCTGACGCGCCGCCAGCAGAAGCGGCTGCCGTTTTCCGCAGTGTACCTGCTGGAGCAGGCACAGAAACGCAGCATCCGCCGTTCGCAACCGAACCGGCTCCTGCTGCTGTTGTTCCGTTGCCTGGGGATCGCCTTTCTCAGTCTGGCGCTGGCCAGCCCGATCTTCTCGTTCGGCGGACCGGAGGAGTTTTTGCCTTCCAAACCCGCCGCCAACGTGCTCGTCCTCGACAACTCCTACAGCATGGCGGCGCAGGCCAAAGATCAGACGCTGTACCACAAGGCGGTGGAGCTGGCGGCGTCCTTGCTGGAACGCCTGCCCGCCAACAACAGCTTCAGTCTCGTTTACGCCGGCGATCCGGCCCGGGTGGTGCAGGACTGGACCGGCGACCCCGAACAGATCGTCAAGCTGCTCAAACTTTCCAAACCGTCGTTCCAGACCACGAACATCGGCCAGGGTTTGCAGCAGGCCTTTCATCTGCTGGACAATGCCAAGGAAGAAAACCGGCGCATTTTCGTGTTGACCGATCTCGACCAGAATGGCTGGAAGGAGGACGCGTTGGAGGACCTTGCCGAAGGACCGTCTTCGGTCCCCGTCAAAATCATCGATTTCTCCGCGCACCGCATGGAAAAAAACCGGGCGCTGGTGGAGCACGTGGACCTCACGCAGGAATTTTTGACGAACCGCCGCATCCTGCGCGTCAACGCCCGGGTGATGAACCTGATGCCGGACACGCCGATCTCGCAATTGCGGGTGACGCTGGTGGTCGATGGTAAAACCCAAAGCGAGGATTTCATCGACGTGCCCGCCGGCGGCAAGGTGGACAAGGCCTTCTCGTTCCCGTACACCGGCCGCGAGGCGGTGCAGGGCTACATCGAAATCCAGGACGACGGCCTCAACGTGGACAACCGGCGGTTGTTTTCGTTTCAGCCCGACCGCAAAATCCAGGTGCTGGTGGTGGACGGCGACCCGCGCGGTGTGTCGCACCAGAATGAATCGTTTTACGTGGAAAAAGCGCTCAATCCGTTCCACGCCACGGTGACGGATATCCAACCGACCGTCTCGACACTCGCCGAGCTTGCGGACCGCAAGCTGGACCCGTTTTCGGTGATCATCCTGTGCAATGTGCGGGCGTTGCCTTTCGATTACGAACGCCAGCTGGAAGAGTTTGTGAAACGCGGCGGCGGCCTGTTCGTCGCTTTGGGCGACCAGGTGGACGCCAAGTTTTATAACGAAAAAATGGGCATGCTGCTGCCCGTCACGCTGCAAACCCTGAACCAGGTGGACGCGAAGGCCCAACCCTTTCACCTGCAAGGCACGGACAGCCCGCACCCGGTACTCAAAAATTTCCAGGGCGCGTCCATGCAGCAAATCGCCGAGGTGCCCTTTCACGCGCTGTTCAGCGTGAAACCGCGCCCGGACCGCGACTACCGCGTGCCCATGCGTTTCACCAACGAATACCCGGCGCTGATCGAATCGGAGTTTGGGCGCGGCAAGGTGCTGCTGTACCTCAGCAGTCTCGACCGCGACTGGAACCAGTTTCCCATCCAACCCACATTTCTGCCGTGGCTGCAACGCTGGGTGAAATACATCGCGCAAAGCCTGGAGAGCCTGTCCGAGCAGGACCTCAAGGTGGGGCAGGCCATCGAACTGGAAGACGTGGCGCCGTATGCCTACATCGCCGGGCCCGGCGGCCTCATCACCGCGCTCGAAAAGACGGACGAAGGCCTGATCCGGTTCGAGTCCACGCTGACGCCCGGCGCGTACCGGCTGCATCAGTCCACCACCGCGCCGGAAGAAAAACGCGTCGAGGGGGAAACCGGGACGCGCGTCAATCAACTGCCTGCCGACGCACGCTACATCGGCACGGTGACGGTGAATCTCGATACCGCCGAGTCGGTGTCCACAACGTTGACGCCGAAAGAGGTCGCCAAACTGCTGCCGGGAATCGCGGTGACGGTGACGCGCGATACGGAGATGAAGCAGTCCAGCCAGGTGGATGGCGGCATGCCGCTGGCCGGCCCGTTCCTGTTTCTGCTGGCCTGCATGTTTATGGTGGAAGGCTGGATGATCCGGCGCGAATGA
- a CDS encoding YggT family protein, whose translation MFILAEFLKATATVLSIALNLYMWIVIIRALLSWVNPDPHNPIVQFLHTMTDPVMNRVRKWIGMGGGMGIDFSPIIILLAIVFLQEFLVTSIRMLALQMQ comes from the coding sequence GTGTTTATTCTAGCTGAATTTTTAAAAGCCACTGCGACCGTTCTCAGCATTGCCCTCAATCTGTACATGTGGATTGTCATCATCCGCGCGCTGCTGTCGTGGGTGAACCCCGATCCCCACAACCCGATCGTGCAGTTTCTGCACACCATGACCGATCCCGTCATGAACCGCGTGCGCAAATGGATCGGCATGGGCGGCGGCATGGGCATCGATTTTTCGCCGATCATCATTCTGCTGGCGATCGTGTTCCTGCAGGAATTCCTGGTGACGTCGATCCGCATGCTGGCTTTGCAGATGCAATGA